A section of the Serratia liquefaciens ATCC 27592 genome encodes:
- a CDS encoding helix-turn-helix domain-containing protein, which yields MAKPLSDLIDRLDPTVVEAAQQKADKEIFELRLAMLREELAVSQVELAKRLGISQPSVANLEKRGSEIKLSSLKRYIEAMGGTLSLEVQLPNGQHRRMTL from the coding sequence ATGGCCAAACCCTTATCAGATCTGATCGACAGACTCGATCCCACCGTAGTTGAAGCTGCGCAACAGAAAGCGGACAAAGAAATTTTTGAACTGCGGCTGGCAATGCTTCGGGAAGAACTGGCGGTGTCTCAGGTGGAACTGGCCAAGCGGCTTGGTATCAGCCAACCTTCGGTCGCCAACCTGGAAAAACGCGGCAGCGAAATTAAACTCTCTTCACTCAAACGCTATATCGAAGCCATGGGGGGAACGCTGTCGCTGGAAGTTCAGCTCCCGAACGGCCAGCATCGACGGATGACGCTGTAA
- the lysA gene encoding diaminopimelate decarboxylase: MPRALHDTSTALNAANLLALPERFGCPVWAYDAAIISERISQLRHFDVIRFAQKACSNIHILRLMREQGVKVDSVSLGEIERALQAGFQPGGEPSEIVFTADVLDHATLARVSELKIPVNVGSIDMLEQLGQVSAGHPVWLRINPGFGHGHSQKTNTGGENSKHGIWYADLPQAVEKIQQYGLTLIGVHMHIGSGVDYQHLERVCDAMVQQVIDLGQDISAISAGGGLSIPYQYGEEAIDTEHYFGLWNSARERIAAHLGHPVKLEIEPGRFLMAEAGVLVAEVRAVKDMGSRHFVLVDAGFNDLMRPAMYGSYHHISLLPADGRDTAHQPLRETVIAGPLCESGDVFTQQAGGGIETRELPPVQVGDYLVFHDTGAYGASMSSNYNSRPLLPEVLFENGEPRLIRRRQTIEELIALELI, translated from the coding sequence ATGCCACGCGCTTTGCACGACACTTCTACCGCTCTTAACGCCGCTAACCTATTGGCGTTGCCTGAGCGCTTTGGTTGCCCTGTGTGGGCCTATGACGCAGCGATTATCAGCGAGCGCATCAGCCAATTGCGGCATTTTGACGTGATCCGTTTTGCCCAGAAGGCCTGCTCGAATATTCATATTTTGCGCCTGATGCGTGAGCAGGGCGTCAAGGTGGACTCGGTGTCGTTAGGCGAGATTGAGCGTGCATTGCAGGCCGGTTTTCAGCCGGGTGGCGAACCAAGCGAAATCGTGTTTACCGCCGATGTGCTCGATCACGCGACTCTGGCTCGCGTCAGCGAATTGAAAATCCCGGTCAACGTCGGTTCGATCGACATGCTGGAACAGCTGGGGCAGGTCTCTGCCGGGCATCCGGTGTGGCTGCGCATCAATCCAGGTTTCGGTCACGGCCATAGCCAGAAAACCAACACCGGCGGTGAGAACAGCAAGCACGGTATTTGGTATGCCGACTTACCGCAGGCGGTGGAAAAAATTCAGCAATACGGTCTGACGCTGATTGGTGTGCATATGCATATAGGGTCGGGGGTGGACTACCAGCATCTGGAGCGCGTGTGTGACGCCATGGTGCAACAGGTGATCGACCTCGGCCAGGACATCAGTGCGATTTCTGCCGGAGGCGGCCTGTCGATCCCTTATCAGTACGGCGAAGAGGCGATTGATACCGAACACTATTTTGGCCTGTGGAACAGCGCCCGCGAGCGTATTGCCGCACATTTGGGTCATCCGGTGAAGCTGGAGATCGAACCGGGTCGTTTCCTGATGGCGGAAGCCGGTGTGCTGGTCGCCGAGGTACGGGCAGTGAAAGACATGGGCAGCCGGCACTTTGTGCTGGTGGATGCCGGTTTTAATGATTTGATGCGTCCGGCAATGTACGGCAGCTATCACCACATATCCCTGCTGCCGGCCGACGGTCGTGATACCGCACACCAGCCACTGCGTGAAACCGTGATTGCCGGACCGCTGTGTGAATCCGGAGACGTCTTTACTCAGCAGGCCGGTGGCGGTATTGAAACCCGCGAGCTGCCGCCGGTGCAGGTTGGCGATTATCTGGTGTTCCATGACACCGGTGCTTATGGCGCGTCTATGTCTTCAAACTACAATAGCCGCCCGCTGCTGCCGGAAGTGCTGTTTGAGAACGGCGAACCGCGCCTGATCCGTCGTCGCCAGACCATCGAAGAGCTGATTGCGCTGGAACTGATCTGA
- a CDS encoding LysR family transcriptional regulator, translating into MHAITLRQIEIFYAVMTTGNLTEAAALLQTSQPTVSRELARFEKLIQLQLFERVRGRLSPTVQGLRLLEEVQRSYYGLDRIVNAAAGIRQFQQAQLSIACLPVFSQSLLPAVCKPFIDRYPEVSFSVIPQESPLLEEWLSAQRHDLGLTENTLTPAGTERMTLMTLNEVCVLPAGHPLLAKKRLTPQDFAGQNFISLSNTDSYRQLLDSLFSEEGVNRRLVMETHSAASVCAMVKAGVGVSIVNPLTALDYANNGIHIRPFSVDVPFTVSLIRPLHRPSSALVTAFTQHLQQQAQTLPARLAAVITR; encoded by the coding sequence ATGCACGCGATAACCCTGCGCCAGATTGAAATCTTCTATGCGGTGATGACGACCGGCAATCTGACCGAAGCCGCCGCGCTGCTGCAAACCTCGCAACCCACCGTCAGCCGCGAGTTGGCGCGCTTCGAGAAACTGATCCAACTGCAGTTGTTCGAACGGGTGCGCGGGCGGTTATCCCCCACGGTACAGGGCCTGAGGCTGTTGGAAGAGGTGCAACGTTCCTATTACGGCCTTGATCGCATCGTCAATGCCGCCGCCGGTATCCGCCAGTTCCAGCAGGCGCAGCTTTCGATTGCCTGCCTGCCGGTATTTTCACAATCGCTGCTGCCGGCGGTGTGCAAACCCTTTATCGATCGCTATCCGGAGGTCAGCTTCAGCGTGATACCGCAGGAATCACCGTTGCTGGAAGAGTGGTTATCGGCGCAGCGCCACGATTTGGGCCTGACGGAAAATACCCTGACTCCGGCGGGCACCGAGCGAATGACCTTGATGACGCTGAACGAAGTGTGTGTCTTGCCGGCCGGGCATCCGCTGCTGGCGAAAAAGCGGCTGACGCCGCAGGATTTTGCCGGACAAAACTTTATCAGCCTGTCGAACACCGACAGCTATCGCCAACTGCTGGATTCGCTGTTCAGTGAGGAAGGGGTTAATCGCCGGCTGGTGATGGAAACCCACAGCGCAGCGTCGGTCTGCGCCATGGTCAAAGCCGGCGTGGGGGTATCGATAGTCAATCCGCTAACGGCGTTGGACTACGCCAACAACGGTATACATATACGGCCATTCAGCGTTGACGTGCCCTTTACCGTTAGCCTGATCCGGCCGCTGCACCGCCCGTCGTCGGCGCTGGTCACGGCCTTTACTCAACATTTGCAGCAACAGGCACAAACGCTGCCCGCCCGTCTGGCCGCCGTGATTACGCGCTAG
- a CDS encoding MFS transporter, which yields MPVSLLALALSAFAIGTTEFVIMGLLPEVAGDLQVSIPSAGWLISGYALGVAIGAPIMALLTAKLPRKKTLLLLMVIFIFGNIMCALGYSYDFLMLARIITALCHGAFFGIGAVVAANLVPPNRRASAVALMFTGLTLANVLGVPLGTALGQALGWRSTFWAVAVIGVLSLLALYNKLPSVKDEAPTDLKKELAALRGGGIWLSLLMTVAFAASMFALFTYIAPLLTEVTGVSSHGVSWTLLLMGVGLTLGNILGGRLADWRLPLTLTCTFLVIACFAALFSWTSHSMVPAEITLFLWAAAAFAAVPALQINVVTYGKKAPNLVSTLNIAAFNVGNAIGAWVGGVVIAQGLGLTSVPLAAAGIALLGLVLCLVTFSRAKRPASA from the coding sequence ATGCCTGTTTCTCTGCTCGCACTGGCATTAAGTGCATTCGCTATTGGCACCACCGAGTTTGTGATCATGGGGTTGCTGCCTGAAGTGGCGGGAGATCTGCAGGTCTCCATTCCTTCTGCCGGCTGGCTGATCAGCGGCTATGCCCTTGGCGTGGCTATCGGTGCACCCATCATGGCCTTGCTGACCGCGAAGCTGCCGCGCAAAAAAACGCTGTTGCTGCTGATGGTGATTTTCATCTTCGGCAATATTATGTGCGCCCTGGGGTACAGCTATGACTTCCTGATGCTGGCGCGCATTATCACCGCCTTGTGCCACGGCGCCTTCTTCGGTATTGGCGCGGTGGTTGCGGCCAATCTGGTGCCGCCAAACCGCCGGGCTTCAGCCGTGGCATTGATGTTCACCGGCCTGACGCTGGCCAACGTGCTCGGCGTGCCGCTGGGTACCGCACTGGGTCAGGCGCTGGGTTGGCGTTCGACGTTCTGGGCGGTGGCGGTCATTGGCGTACTCTCTCTGTTGGCGCTGTACAACAAGCTGCCCAGCGTGAAGGACGAGGCCCCGACGGATCTGAAAAAAGAGCTGGCGGCGTTGCGCGGCGGCGGTATTTGGCTGTCATTGTTGATGACCGTGGCCTTTGCCGCATCGATGTTCGCGCTGTTTACTTATATTGCCCCGTTACTGACCGAGGTGACGGGTGTTTCTTCCCATGGCGTCAGTTGGACGCTATTGCTGATGGGGGTTGGTCTGACGCTGGGCAACATCCTGGGTGGACGTTTGGCGGACTGGCGCTTGCCGTTGACGCTGACCTGTACGTTCCTGGTGATCGCCTGCTTTGCGGCATTGTTCAGTTGGACCAGCCATTCGATGGTACCGGCTGAAATTACCCTGTTCCTGTGGGCCGCTGCGGCGTTCGCCGCCGTACCGGCGCTGCAAATCAACGTGGTGACCTACGGTAAAAAGGCTCCCAATCTGGTGTCCACGCTGAACATCGCCGCGTTCAACGTCGGTAATGCGATTGGTGCCTGGGTCGGCGGTGTCGTGATAGCGCAGGGGTTGGGCTTGACCAGCGTACCGCTGGCCGCTGCGGGGATCGCGTTGCTGGGTCTGGTACTGTGTCTGGTGACGTTCAGCCGCGCCAAGCGCCCGGCTAGCGCGTAA